ATGTTAATATGCTCTACATACGTTTTGGGATTTCCTTTTTCTAAACCTTCTCTTAAAGCTATGTTAAATGCTGTATTTCTTGCCATTACTTCAGCTATATGTCCTTGTTTTGCTTTCCATTCTGGACCTTCTAATGCTACACAATCGCCTATGGCATATATATTCTCACAATCTTTTACTCTGTTATCCCTTTCAATAAGAATAAATCCGGCTTCCGTTTTCGGTAAATTACCATTTTTTATAGCTGTATGTCCTTCTCCAGCAGGTACAAACAAAGTTAGGTCACTATCTATCTTTGTTCCATCCTCAAAAACAATACCATCAGGTAAAAACTCAACGATCTTTTTGCCAGTTATAGATTTTATATTCAATCTTTTAAACATCATATCCATCATTTTTAAAGCTGTTTCACCAAGTCTCTCACCTGGTTTTGGCATTGGTGCAAAAAATATTAGCTCAAAATTATCCCTTACTTTTAACTTTCTCAAGTAATGATCAACATTAAATAAGATTTCAAATACTGGACCTCCTCTAACAGCCTCTTTAGCTTTAGGATTTCCGCCGAAACCAAACGCAAGCTTTCCAGATCTTTTAGTATTTATTATTTCATTCAACTTCTCTGTGTATGAGATAATTTCTTGAGGATTACCACATATGGAGTAGGTATATTCTAGACCTTTATGCTTTAATTTTTCTTGACCGATAGCTACAATTAGGTAATCAAAATCTTTTCTTTCTCCACCTTTTTCTAGTATAAAACCATCTTTATTCACTTCAATAACTTTATCCTTTATGAATTTAAAACCATGAACTCTTGAAAGTTCTTCTATAGGTATTATCACATCGTTGAAGTTTTTCTCTCTTGTAGGCAACCAAATAGATATGGGATATATAAACAAGTAATCTCTATCCGAGATTAACTCAACATCAAAGTTATACTTTCTCAAGAATATGGCAGCTTCTATGCCAGCTATTCCACCACCCAAAACAACTATCTTCTTCATTGCTTCAAACCTCCTATGTGAGGAATAAAAGAATCTTTAATAAAATTATATGTGTTTTCTATAAAAGTCCAGTCTTTATCTTTTAACTTTGCAAGGTTAAAAACTTAGATATATTCGACAAACAGTTAGAACTTGGAAAACAGATTTAAAAATGGTACTTTTGCCGCTTCTCGATATCTAGAAAGAGAAATGCGGTTTAGACTAATATTTATTAGGACTAATATTTAGGAGGGTTGAGCTTGAAGAAGAGAAAGTCCAAGAAAAGAAAAAAGAAACCATCTAAAGACCTCATAAAGACAACTATTAGCCTGCCTTTAAACCTGTGGAAGGAACTAAAGCTGGAAAGTATAGAAAAGAGAAAAACGCTTGGAGAGTTAATAACTGAAAAGCTAAAGAGATTAGAAAGACTGGAAAAGAAAGCGAGGCTTATTTAAATTAAATTGTCCGTAGGGTCTGAAGAATTGGTGATTATCTCCCTTCTGTAATGAAAACTTTCCTCAAAAGTGTATATGATCACAGAATCCTTATACAAGTCTACCACTTGTAATATTTCATACTTTAACCTTTCTAAAGAAGACTGGGTTATATTCCCCTCAAAAACAGACTTCTGTATATGATGTAGGTATTTTTTGGCTATCTTTCTAACTTTGTTGAGCCTTTTTTGACCCTCGGGATCATCCGTAGCAACATCGTAGACCATTATGACTCTCATACCAAGCTTCCATAGTAGAGAGGAGCGTAGACTTCTTCCTCTAGAAGGTGCCTTATAAGCTTGAAGAGCTCAATTCTTATGAGCTCTCTGTGAGATACGTTCCGTTTTAGCTTTCTGTGTCTTACTGTGCTCTCTAAAAGATTATCAAACTCCTTGACAAACATCCTTCTACCTTCAGGATTTAGATAAGTCATGTTAAGGTCATGGTTGAAGTGTTCTATAGTTATTTTGTTGCTCTTTAAAAGTTTGATTATAAGCATATCTGATAGGATGGGTTTGAAAACTTCTGCTACATCTAATGCCAAAGAAAACCTCTTAGTAGACGGCTCGTGGAGATAGCTTATGGTGGGGTTTAGGTGAGTGTAGTATATCTCACCAAGAACCTTAGCGTAAACTAAGGAGTTTGCAAAGGAAATGAGTGCGTTTAAGGGGTTGTGTGGCGGTCTTTTTGTCCTTCTCTCGAGCTCAAGTCCTACCTCTTGGGAAAGCTTCTCGTAACATAGCTTTCTAAAAGCTCCTTCTACCTGCATTACTTCAGCTATACTTTTTGCATCATTTAGCTTTTGTATGTAGCTTTGAGAGTCTAGGGAGTACACCCAAGATAGGTTCCTTATGCTTCCTTCTACGAAAGCTTTAGCCAGATATAACCTTTTACGTTCCTGAAGATAGTGTTCAGCTTGCTTTACCAAGAGATAACCAGAAACGTGCGTTTCCCTTGGATAGTAACTACCCATATAGTAACCATAGTAGCTAAAAACATGAAGACATACACCTTTCTCAGATAAAAACTTTAAAAGCTTAGTATTCAAGGAAAGCTCACATATGACAAATATCTCATCAACGTCTTCTATGGGGATTTCTTTTCTTGCGTTTGAGTTTTCAAAGAGAAGAGAGTTTTCATGTCGCGAAAGGAAGCCATCGCTCAGTAGGTAATAAACCCTACCCATAGCAGAACTCTTCGTAGGCACACTTTTTACAGTAGGGCTTTACCTCTAAAGGTGGGGGCTTTGGCATAGAGAGTATTTTCTCTATACCCTCTAATATCTTTTTTAACTCTTCCTGATCCTCTTCCGAGAAGTACACCCTCAGGACCTTTCTTTGTTTTGGGTAGTGAAGTATACCGTAAGAGACCTTTACCGACATATTACTCAGATAGTACATGTAATACTTGACTTGCCAAATGTGAGCTTCCTCCAAAGCCCTTGAGAGTTTTATCTCATGCACTACCAAACCTTCCTCTGTAGTGTAAAAGTCTATGCTTACGTTTTCATCCGAATAGTCTTCTTCATCCTTAAAGCTTGTCTCATCTAAGAATTTTCCTAGGCTTACTCTTTCCGAAAAGTGCTCCATAGAAATGCCCTTTGAAAAAAGCCACAACTTTCTTTTACATACCACGTAATAAACTACCTGTATGCCTTTAAACTTTAGCTCTTTTAAGTTCAAAGTACGTTGTCTATGCTACCCTTTTCCTCTTTCGATGGCTCCCAGTAACCTAGCTCTTCATCGTAGTAGCCAGAAAGCCAGTACATTCCCCTTAGTTCCTCTATTTGTCTTATGCGAGCTTTTACTGCGTACCTAGGTACACTAAAGGTATAGCCAAGGATATCTGAAAATACCCTAAGTCTTTCTAGGATATCACGCGAATCCCTATAGATTTTAATAAGTTCCTCTACTTCCTCTCTGTACTTTTCAGGTATTACAGTTACAGAGTCTATATCTCTAAAAAGACCCATAGCTTTTTCTTTTTTAAAAGTTTCTCCCATGCTCCAAAGGCTTTTGATATACCTTTTAGCTTCCCTATATTCATCTAAATATTTTTTGTCTTTATATTCCAGTAGCTCATAGACTTCTTCAACAAGCTTAAATTTCTCCTCTTCGGATATTATCCCTTCCCTCAATTTCTCTTTTGTGAGCTCATACAAACTTCTTCTGTACACCGGTCCTATACCAGAGCAATCCTCCGTAAAGATGTAGACATTTGGTTTGTCAACAGGTTTTAGACTTCTTCTGTTTACCCTTCCCATCCTCTGTATGAGAGAGTCGGCCGTGGATAGCTCTGTCAGTAAAATGTCTGCATCGAGGTCTAGGGAAACTTCTGCTATCTGTGTACATATCCAAATACCCTTTTCTGTACTATCAAAGAAAGATCTTATTTCCTTTTCTTTTTCCTTTCTTACGTTCCAAGTGTAGTAAGAATGCAAAAGATTTAGATTTTCAAAGCCTTTTTCTTTCAATTTCTCAAATAGATCTATGGCTCTTCTTCTTGTATTTACTACCACAAGGACCTTACCTTCAGAAGACAGTCTTCCGATGAGTTCTATAGCATAGTCTGAGAGTATGCTATCCCTTATAAGCTTTAGATGATGCCTGTCCCTTGGATAGAAGAACTTTTCCTCCAGGTAATTTAAATCTTTAAGGTCTTCCCTTACAAAACTCGGAAGTGTAGCTGTCATCACTAAAAACTTACCGCCTATCTCCTGAGCTTTCTGCAATGCCATGACTAGATAACCCAAGGTAAAAGGCTCAAAGAGTTGAAGTTCATCCACTACAACCCCGGAATAGGAGAAAAGAGCGTAGTATTTTTCAAAACCCTTAAACCTAAACACAAAGGGAAAGAGCTGGTCTGGCGTGGCCACTATAAGAGGCTTGGCGAAGTTCCTAGTGAGGAATATATCGTAGATAATAGAGTAGGGATCCGTATTCCTTCTAATATCATCTGTATTCCTTCTAAAATTATCAAGGTTTTCTAAAAGGTAGACGCTAGCTGTGGAGTGTAAAAGCCCTATATCTTCCTCTCCGAAAACTTCTTTAGCTCTTTCGTATATGGCGTTTACAGATGTTCTTATTGGAACTGTAAAGAAACCCTTCCCTTCAAGGTAGATAAAACCTGCCTCCGTTTTACCCATACCTGTGGAAGCTAAAAGCAGTAGGTTTTTGTCCCTGTTTTCTAGCACCCACCTTTGCATATGGTTTAAGTCAGACCCTTTTTCTTTGTTTAAGTAATCTCTGACACATTTAGGCGTATTCTCTAGTCTTTTCACTTCTACCTTTTCCACCTTTGAACTACTTGCGTGATCTATCCTTAACAAGAACCCTTTGAGAAGTAAGTAAAACTTTCTCCAATCTTCTAAACGCTTGAGGATATCCTCCTCAGATTGGATTAGGACTTTCTTGTGGTAGGACTCAAGCTCTAAATTCAAACTTTTTAAAGCTTTTATTACATCTTGTTCACGATAATCTGAAGGAGAGTACTCATGATGGTGGACTATTGCTAGGGCTACCAACGTTTTTATTGGATCTTCCAGATCTTTTGGAAGAAAGGCAGGGGAAAGAAGGTTGTGTCTTACCTCTGGCTCTTTTGCACGTTTGAATTCAGGTGCACGTTTGAATTCAGGATTTCCTAGCTTCCCCTGAAAGGCAGGGTAGATTTTACCGTAATCGTGATACTCGCAGGCAAGCTCAAGGGCTTTCCAGAAAAGGTCCCTTTTATCCTCTGGAAGGTTATTCTCTATCAGGCTACCAAACAGTTCTCTGAGATTGCGTAGGTTTTCAAGCAGTGTATCAGTGTGATCCCTTATGGATGTGCCATCAGACTTAGCCCACAGCTTCTTCAGTTGAGACTCAAGATTGTGTATCACCCTTAATCCTCCCGTTCAGTCCCATCACGAAGGCGTAGGCTATACGGTTAAAGGCTTTATCTGTCAGAACGTCCTTAAACACATCAGGTATAGGTTTTTCAACTTCAAGGAAAGCCCTTATAAGGTTTTGACAGAAGGCATCTATATCCTTCCTCCTTATAGACTCCAGGAGCTTGTAGGTTATCACTTCTATCTTTTTGCTTGCCCTTTCCGGTCCTAAAGAACTTTCGTACTCCTTCCTTAACTTAGAGCCTTCCCAATAAACCACATTGATCTTGTTAATATCCATGGCTTACACCTCCAAGGAGTTTTTCTCTTAAGCCTTCCAAAAAGGCATGAGCTATCTTCTTAAGACTTCTAAAGTAGATAGCATCTAAGAAAACTGGAGAGAGTGGCCTTTTTATCTGCATGTACATCCTAACCACGTTTTCACAAAAGCTATCCAGACAATCCTTCTGTAAACACTCTTCTAACACTTTGTACATACTTTCTAAAGCCTCTTTTGAATTACTTTCAAACCTACATATCCAAGCTTCACCTACCCTAAGGCCCTCTCTATAAGCCCAAGCTATGTACTTTTCAAGAAGTACCTCGTCCCTCATCCGTAACAGCCCCCAACCCTATTAGAAAAGAGTAGGCAGTCCAATTAAACCCTTCCTCTGTGAGTCCATGGATAAGCACTTTGGGTATTTCCTTATCGATATCAATGTAGGCTCTTATGAGCGTCTGATAGAAGAGGTCTACGTTACGCATTCTGACTGCTTCGAAGAGATTGAGGGATATAGCATTAAGTTTTTCCTTATCGTACGATTTTCCTAAGCTTTTTCCTTCCTTGTACACCTTCTCTATGGGCTCGTCTAAATTCTTTCCATCATTGTTTAGACTTTCTTGAAACTTAACAAAGTAGATAAGGCCTGCTGTACTTTTTAGCCCAGCTCCCACCTTTTCCAACGTTTGCACATTCACCTTCGTGTAGGTGTTCTTGTGGAAAAATCCTGATAGAAGTTTTAGTAGAAACTCGTACAAAGATCTTTCCGAGTAGATGTAGTCCAAGAAAAACCCCAATACACTCTCAAGGAATTTGGGATAACTATCTATCCTTTCATTCAACACTATTGCTACCTTTGGTGGAATGCTAAAGGAATGGATGTTAGCTTTGGCGTTACCAACAAGTTCTATCTCTACTATATAGATATTTTTCAGAGTCCATTCGATCTTCCTACCTTCTAACTCTTTTAAATATTCAGTAAATAGCATCTTAAGGTATTTTGTAGAAATTCCCTTCTCCCCCTTTAAAATGGTGTTCATATCGTATGTTTTTTTCAGATCGGGCATGTACACAAAAGTGTACTTCTTATTCCCAGTAGGTAAAAAACCAAAGATGGAAAAGTACAAGAATATCTCACATTCTGGACATAGGTACTGATTGCTCCGTCCGTTATAGAAAAAGTTCTCCACCGTCTTGGGGCTGGCAGAAAGAGGAGTAAAATTGGTAGCATCAAAAACTTTAACTTCTTTATTTTTTATGTAAGCTTTTCTTTCTCCACAGAAGAAGCACGTTTTATCAGAAGTTTTATAGCTTCTAATAGTGTCAAACTGTTTCTTTATGAAATTGGCTATAGCTTGTTTGGCATCCTTGTAAAGTTTCTCCGTATCCTGGGATATCTCTATCTGTACTTCCTGTGCTTTGCTTGCACTACTTGGGTTAGCTAATGGACTGTTAGAGTAGAAGCTTTTTAACTTACTCAAAACTAGAGTGTTATACACGTTTATAGTGCTTTCCTTTTTTTTCTGTCTCTCCTTCTCAATGATATCTTTTAATTTTTCTACAGTGATATCCTTAAGCAGATACTCAGCGTAGTAATCTGCCAAACGTTCAAAAACATCTTCAGGAACATCTATTCTGTTTCCCTCGATAGGGACAGAATTTTTAACATTCTCAAGCACCCTTAAAAGCCCCACACCAGCTGCAGCTGTGAGCCAGTCGTTTACATAGAAAACTATACCCATAGGAAATCTCCCTCCTCATCCACAAAGACTTCACCTTCTATGTAGGAACCATTAGGATAGTAGTAAACTGTCTGCCAAGTCCACTCTCCCTTTGAAATGGTGTCTTTCCAGAAGGATGGTATTCTAAAGGCTATACCTGAGCCACTAAACACCTGCTTGTATCTTTCAGGAACGTAAGCGGAGAGCTTTATATCCTGATTCTCCATAGCTCTCTCTTGGTAGCTTACTATCTTCACATCCTTTACCATTACTGGATACTCACCACCGCCTAGGAAGAGGTAAGTGCTTGGATTCTTTAAGGACCTTTCAAACTCTACGAGGAGATCCCTTTGCCCGACTATATGGATAACACATTCAAGCTCAAACAGTTTTGGCACCTCTATAGGTAAAACCTCAAGTAACTTATCCTTTCTGTTGTACTTTCTGAACCTTATGTAGTCCCTGAATATACTTTTGTAAGTACCTTGTACAGATATGCTAAACTTCTCACCCTGCCATCTTCTGCCTGCTGCAGTGTAAAGCAAGCCTATTATGGTAGAGTAAGTAGGAAGAGGATAAGTCTCTATACCCTTTAGGGAGAAAGGCGTTTTAAAGGTAGCGCAGGGAGAAAA
The DNA window shown above is from Thermocrinis minervae and carries:
- a CDS encoding NAD(P)/FAD-dependent oxidoreductase; amino-acid sequence: MKKIVVLGGGIAGIEAAIFLRKYNFDVELISDRDYLFIYPISIWLPTREKNFNDVIIPIEELSRVHGFKFIKDKVIEVNKDGFILEKGGERKDFDYLIVAIGQEKLKHKGLEYTYSICGNPQEIISYTEKLNEIINTKRSGKLAFGFGGNPKAKEAVRGGPVFEILFNVDHYLRKLKVRDNFELIFFAPMPKPGERLGETALKMMDMMFKRLNIKSITGKKIVEFLPDGIVFEDGTKIDSDLTLFVPAGEGHTAIKNGNLPKTEAGFILIERDNRVKDCENIYAIGDCVALEGPEWKAKQGHIAEVMARNTAFNIALREGLEKGNPKTYVEHINILCLMDMGNGGALAYRDNKRAMLIPLPIIGHWMKKGWGVYYKLSKLGKIPRLPGM
- the cas2 gene encoding CRISPR-associated endonuclease Cas2, whose amino-acid sequence is MRVIMVYDVATDDPEGQKRLNKVRKIAKKYLHHIQKSVFEGNITQSSLERLKYEILQVVDLYKDSVIIYTFEESFHYRREIITNSSDPTDNLI
- the cas1b gene encoding type I-B CRISPR-associated endonuclease Cas1b codes for the protein MGRVYYLLSDGFLSRHENSLLFENSNARKEIPIEDVDEIFVICELSLNTKLLKFLSEKGVCLHVFSYYGYYMGSYYPRETHVSGYLLVKQAEHYLQERKRLYLAKAFVEGSIRNLSWVYSLDSQSYIQKLNDAKSIAEVMQVEGAFRKLCYEKLSQEVGLELERRTKRPPHNPLNALISFANSLVYAKVLGEIYYTHLNPTISYLHEPSTKRFSLALDVAEVFKPILSDMLIIKLLKSNKITIEHFNHDLNMTYLNPEGRRMFVKEFDNLLESTVRHRKLKRNVSHRELIRIELFKLIRHLLEEEVYAPLYYGSLV
- the cas4 gene encoding CRISPR-associated protein Cas4 translates to MVCKRKLWLFSKGISMEHFSERVSLGKFLDETSFKDEEDYSDENVSIDFYTTEEGLVVHEIKLSRALEEAHIWQVKYYMYYLSNMSVKVSYGILHYPKQRKVLRVYFSEEDQEELKKILEGIEKILSMPKPPPLEVKPYCKKCAYEEFCYG
- the cas3 gene encoding CRISPR-associated helicase Cas3'; its protein translation is MIHNLESQLKKLWAKSDGTSIRDHTDTLLENLRNLRELFGSLIENNLPEDKRDLFWKALELACEYHDYGKIYPAFQGKLGNPEFKRAPEFKRAKEPEVRHNLLSPAFLPKDLEDPIKTLVALAIVHHHEYSPSDYREQDVIKALKSLNLELESYHKKVLIQSEEDILKRLEDWRKFYLLLKGFLLRIDHASSSKVEKVEVKRLENTPKCVRDYLNKEKGSDLNHMQRWVLENRDKNLLLLASTGMGKTEAGFIYLEGKGFFTVPIRTSVNAIYERAKEVFGEEDIGLLHSTASVYLLENLDNFRRNTDDIRRNTDPYSIIYDIFLTRNFAKPLIVATPDQLFPFVFRFKGFEKYYALFSYSGVVVDELQLFEPFTLGYLVMALQKAQEIGGKFLVMTATLPSFVREDLKDLNYLEEKFFYPRDRHHLKLIRDSILSDYAIELIGRLSSEGKVLVVVNTRRRAIDLFEKLKEKGFENLNLLHSYYTWNVRKEKEKEIRSFFDSTEKGIWICTQIAEVSLDLDADILLTELSTADSLIQRMGRVNRRSLKPVDKPNVYIFTEDCSGIGPVYRRSLYELTKEKLREGIISEEEKFKLVEEVYELLEYKDKKYLDEYREAKRYIKSLWSMGETFKKEKAMGLFRDIDSVTVIPEKYREEVEELIKIYRDSRDILERLRVFSDILGYTFSVPRYAVKARIRQIEELRGMYWLSGYYDEELGYWEPSKEEKGSIDNVL
- the cas8a1 gene encoding type I-B CRISPR-associated protein Cas8b1/Cst1, giving the protein MDINKINVVYWEGSKLRKEYESSLGPERASKKIEVITYKLLESIRRKDIDAFCQNLIRAFLEVEKPIPDVFKDVLTDKAFNRIAYAFVMGLNGRIKGDTQS
- the cas8a1 gene encoding type I-B CRISPR-associated protein Cas8b1/Cst1, with the translated sequence MGIVFYVNDWLTAAAGVGLLRVLENVKNSVPIEGNRIDVPEDVFERLADYYAEYLLKDITVEKLKDIIEKERQKKKESTINVYNTLVLSKLKSFYSNSPLANPSSASKAQEVQIEISQDTEKLYKDAKQAIANFIKKQFDTIRSYKTSDKTCFFCGERKAYIKNKEVKVFDATNFTPLSASPKTVENFFYNGRSNQYLCPECEIFLYFSIFGFLPTGNKKYTFVYMPDLKKTYDMNTILKGEKGISTKYLKMLFTEYLKELEGRKIEWTLKNIYIVEIELVGNAKANIHSFSIPPKVAIVLNERIDSYPKFLESVLGFFLDYIYSERSLYEFLLKLLSGFFHKNTYTKVNVQTLEKVGAGLKSTAGLIYFVKFQESLNNDGKNLDEPIEKVYKEGKSLGKSYDKEKLNAISLNLFEAVRMRNVDLFYQTLIRAYIDIDKEIPKVLIHGLTEEGFNWTAYSFLIGLGAVTDEGRGTS
- the cas5b gene encoding type I-B CRISPR-associated protein Cas5b, translating into MECLKFRLFSPCATFKTPFSLKGIETYPLPTYSTIIGLLYTAAGRRWQGEKFSISVQGTYKSIFRDYIRFRKYNRKDKLLEVLPIEVPKLFELECVIHIVGQRDLLVEFERSLKNPSTYLFLGGGEYPVMVKDVKIVSYQERAMENQDIKLSAYVPERYKQVFSGSGIAFRIPSFWKDTISKGEWTWQTVYYYPNGSYIEGEVFVDEEGDFLWV